The following are encoded together in the Abyssisolibacter fermentans genome:
- a CDS encoding spore coat protein: MQIQLSQKERMFLEDGKVQEEICVQKYKNYAQQAQDAELKQLFTKIAGEEQHHYDIINQMLQGQQPNLSHGQQAQQATIKNNLQGTMNNQSDKVLCTDLLSTEKYVSGTYDIDVFESANPIVRQAMQHIQQDEQRHGEELFNYMNSHGMYNVK; this comes from the coding sequence ATGCAAATACAACTTAGTCAAAAAGAAAGAATGTTTTTAGAGGATGGAAAAGTTCAAGAGGAAATTTGTGTTCAAAAATATAAAAACTACGCACAGCAGGCTCAAGATGCTGAGTTGAAGCAACTATTTACAAAAATTGCTGGAGAAGAACAACATCACTATGATATTATTAATCAAATGCTTCAAGGACAACAGCCAAATTTAAGCCATGGTCAACAGGCTCAACAAGCTACAATTAAGAATAATCTGCAAGGAACTATGAATAATCAAAGTGATAAAGTACTTTGTACCGATTTATTATCTACTGAGAAGTATGTTTCAGGAACATATGATATTGATGTTTTTGAATCAGCTAATCCTATAGTTCGGCAGGCTATGCAGCATATTCAACAAGATGAACAAAGACATGGTGAAGAACTTTTTAATTATATGAATAGTCATGGGATGTATAACGTAAAATAA
- a CDS encoding DUF1657 domain-containing protein, with protein MTTINKLEQALASVQGLAAQLKTFSLDTNDQQAKQTFKQMSQTAENIAQTLQSRVDFVKSEEPQYRE; from the coding sequence ATGACTACAATAAATAAACTTGAACAGGCTTTAGCAAGCGTTCAAGGTTTAGCCGCTCAATTAAAAACATTTTCATTGGATACAAACGATCAACAAGCTAAGCAAACTTTTAAACAAATGTCTCAAACAGCTGAAAATATAGCTCAGACACTTCAAAGTAGAGTTGATTTTGTAAAATCAGAGGAGCCTCAATATAGGGAATAA